Proteins encoded together in one Camelina sativa cultivar DH55 chromosome 9, Cs, whole genome shotgun sequence window:
- the LOC104713360 gene encoding uncharacterized protein LOC104713360, whose amino-acid sequence MADLVTYSNAADHNVEQALITLKKGTQLLKYGRKGKPKFYPFRLSSDEKSLIWISSSGEKRLKLASVSKIVPGQRTAVFQRYLRPEKDYLSFSLLYNGKKKSLDLICKDKVEAEIWIGGLKTLISGGQGGRSKIDGWSGGSLSVDASRDLTSSSPSSSSASASRGHSSPGTPFNFDPIASPKTAEPEPEVPSTESEKSHVALDNKIMQTKVSGSDGFRVSVSSAQSSSSHGSAADDADALGDVYIWGEVICDNVVKVGIDKNASYLTTRTDVLVPKPLESNIVLDVHQIACGVRHAAFVTRQGEIFTWGEESGGRLGHGIGKDVFHPRLVESLTATSSVDFVACGEFHTCAVTLAGELYTWGDGTHNVGLLGHGSDISHWIPKRIAGSLEGLHVASVSCGPWHTALITSYGRLFTFGDGTFGVLGHGDKETVQYPREVESLSGLRTIAVSCGVWHTAAVVEIIVTQSNSSSVSSGKLFTWGDGDKNRLGHGDKDPRLKPTCVPALIDYNFHKIACGHSLTVGLTTSGQVFTMGSTVYGQLGNLQTDGKLPCLVEDKLASEFVEEISCGAYHVAALTSRNEVYTWGKGANGRLGHGDLEDRKVPTLVEALKDRHVKYIACGSNYTAAICLHKWVSGAEQSQCSTCRLAFGFTRKRHNCYNCGLVHCHSCSSKKAFRAALAPSAGRLYRVCDSCYVKLSKVSEISDTNRRNSVVPRLSGENKDRLDKSEIRLAKFGTSNMDLIKQLDSKAAKQGKKTDTFSLGRNSQLPSLLQLKDAVQSNIGDMRRATPKLVPVPSGINSRSVSPFSRRSSPPRSATPMPSTSGLYFPVGIADNMKKTNEILNQEIVKLRTQVDSLTQKCERQEVELQNSVKKTQEALTLAEEESAKSRAAKEAIKSLIAQLKDVAEKLPPGESVKLACLQNGIDQNGFHFPEENGFHPSRSESMTSSISSVAPFDFAFANASWSNLQSPKQTPRASERNNNAYSADPRLSNSESVISERNEPFQFQNNSDNGSSQTGGLVNNTNQVEAEWIEQYEPGVYITLVGLHDGTRDLRRVRFSRRRFGEHQAETWWSENREKVYEKYNVRVSEKSTASQTHRDEEEEEEEDVPQ is encoded by the exons GCATTGATTACATTGAAGAAGGGGACTCAACTTTTGAAATATGGTCGCAAAGGAAAGCCAAAGTTTTATCCGTTTAGACTGTCTAGT GATGAAAAATCTTTGATCTGGATATCGAGTAGTGGTGAAAAGCGACTTAAATTAGCTTCTGTATCTAAAATTGTTCCTGGGCAAAGAACT GCTGTTTTCCAGCGCTATCTTCGCCCAGAGAAAGATTACTTATCCTTTTCTCTCTTATACAACGGAAAAAAGAAGTCTCTTGACTTG ATTTGCAAGGACAAGGTTGAGGCTGAGATTTGGATTGGAGGCTTGAAAACATTAATATCGGGTGGACAAGGCGGGCGCTCAAAAATTGATGGCTGGAGTGGCGGAAGCCTTTCAGTTGAT GCCAGCAGAGACTTGACATCAAGCAGTCCAAGTAGCAGTTCTGCCAGCGCTTCACGGGGTCACAGCTCTCCTGGGACTCCCTTTAATTTTGATCCTATTGCTTCTCCTAAAACTGCTGAGCCTGAGCCTGAGGTTCCTTCAACTGAGTCAGAGAAATCACATGTTGCATTGGACAACAAAATTATGCAAACAAAGGTATCTGGTTCAGATGGTTTTCGGGTTAGTGTCTCAAGTGCCCAAAGTAGTTCTAGTCATGGTTCTGCAGCAGATGACGCTGATGCTCTAGGTGACGTTTATATTTGGGGTGAGGTTATATGTGACAATGTTGTTAAGGTCGGGATTGATAAGAATGCAAGTTATCTGACCACAAGAACGGATGTCCTTGTGCCGAAGCCACTGGAGTCGAATATTGTCTTGGATGTTCATCAAATTGCATGTGGTGTTAGGCATGCCGCATTTGTGACAAGGCAAGGTGAAATTTTTACTTGGGGTGAAGAATCTGGTGGAAGATTGGGTCATGGTATTGGGAAAGATGTTTTTCATCCTCGTCTTGTTGAATCTCTCACGGCTACTTCCTCTGTTGATTTCGTTGCTTGTGGAGAATTCCACACTTGTGCTGTTACTCTTGCCGGAGAGCTATATACCTGGGGTGACGGTACACATAATGTCGGGCTTCTTGGGCATGGCTCTGATATCAGTCACTGGATTCCAAAAAGAATTGCAGGTTCTCTCGAGGGGCTTCATGTGGCTTCTGTAAGTTGTGGACCCTGGCATACCGCTTTGATAACATCATACGGGAGGCTTTTTACATTTGGAGATGGAACATTTGGTGTCTTAGGACACGGTGACAAGGAAACAGTTCAGTATCCACGAGAAGTTGAATCTTTATCAGGATTGAGAACGATTGCGGTTTCATGCGGGGTTTGGCACactgctgctgttgttgagATCATTGTCACGCAGTCAAACTCAAGTTCTGTATCATCTGGAAAATTGTTCACATGGGGTGATGGAGACAAAAACCGTCTTGGACATGGTGACAAGGATCCTCGGCTTAAACCAACGTGTGTGCCTGCATTAATTGATTACAACTTCCACAAAATTGCATGTGGACACAGTTTAACAGTTGGTTTGACCACGTCTGGACAAGTTTTCACAATGGGGAGTACAGTCTATGGTCAACTTGGGAATTTGCAGACTGACGGGAAATTACCGTGTTTGGTAGAAGACAAGCTTGCAAGTGAATTTGTCGAGGAGATCTCCTGCGGCGCATATCATGTGGCGGCCTTAACATCTAGAAATGAAGTTTACACATGGGGTAAAGGAGCCAATGGGAGATTAGGGCATGGTGATCTGGAGGATCGAAAAGTACCAACTCTTGTGGAAGCTTTAAAGGATAGACATGTAAAGTACATTGCTTGCGGATCAAATTACACTGCAGCCATATGTCTGCACAAATGGGTCTCTGGTGCTGAGCAGTCTCAGTGTTCAACCTGTAGACTGGCTTTTGGGTTTACAAGGAAAAGACATAACTGTTACAATTGTGGACTTGTGCACTGCCATTCATGCAGCTCAAAAAAAGCATTCCGAGCTGCATTGGCCCCAAGCGCGGGAAGACTATATCGTGTCTGCGACTCTTGTTATGTTAAGCTCAGCAAAGTGTCTGAGATAAGCGATACTAACAGAAGGAACAGTGTTGTGCCTCGTCTTTCAGGGGAGAACAAAGACAGATTAGATAAATCTGAAATAAGATTAGCTAAATTTGGGACATCCAATATGGACTTAATTAAGCAGTTGGATAGCAAAGCGGCAAAACAAGGAAAGAAGACTGACACGTTTTCACTCGGTCGCAACTCTCAGCTGCCTTCTTTATTGCAGTTGAAAGATGCTGTGCAGTCTAATATAGGTGATATGCGAAGAGCTACTCCAAAGTTAGTTCCTGTTCCATCAGGTATTAACTCTCGCTCGGTGTCACCTTTCTCTAGGAGATCTAGTCCTCCCCGCTCTGCCACTCCTATGCCTTCGACTTCGGGGCTCTATTTTCCGGTGGGTATAGCAGATAATATGAAAAAAACCAATGAAATCCTGAATCAGGAGATCGTTAAGTTACGAACACAG GTTGACAGTCTTACTCAAAAATGTGAACGCCAAGAAGTAGAGCTTCAGAACTCGGTTAAGAAGACTCAGGAAGCCTTAACACTGGCAGAGGAGGAATCTGCCAAATCAAGAGCCGCAAAAGAAGCAATAAAGTCGCTCATAGCACAG CTCAAGGATGTAGCTGAGAAGTTGCCTCCTGGTGAGAGTGTAAAACTCGCTTGCCTTCAAAACGGAATAGACCAGAACGGTTTCCATTTCCCTGAAGAAAATGGGTTTCATCCTTCAAGGTCGGAGTCAATGACTTCATCTATATCTTCAGTTGCTCCTTTTGACTTTGCCTTTGCAAACGCATCTTGGTCCAATCTCCAGTCACCAAAGCAAACGCCTAGAGCCAGCGAAAGAAACAACAACGCTTACTCAGCGGATCCAAGGCTTAGCAACAGCGAGTCAGTAATCAGTGAGAGAAACGAGCCTTTCCAGTTCCAAAACAACAGCGACAATGGTTCGAGCCAAACAGGAGGACTTGTTAACAACACTAATCAGGTAGAAGCAGAGTGGATCGAGCAGTACGAGCCAGGCGTGTATATAACCCTTGTCGGCCTCCACGATGGAACTAGAGATCTACGAAGAGTCCGCTTCAG cCGACGAAGGTTCGGAGAACATCAAGCTGAGACATGGTGGTCGGAGAATCGAGAAAAAGTgtatgaaaaatataatgtaagaGTATCGGAAAAATCAACGGCTTCTCAAACGCatagagacgaagaagaagaagaagaggaagacgttCCTCAGTAG
- the LOC109126556 gene encoding protein IDA-LIKE 5-like, producing the protein MGNKRRAMMILVVIMMVFSWRMCEAEGLRRYSSSRPQRFFKVRRPNPHHHHRNQGFIYDDYPPESFSGFLPKTLPIPPSAPSKKHNVYGLQRINYCNRSLPISIEKPTQGRAIFGRTPTYFTCIIVWRICTLYIYMMNS; encoded by the exons ATGGGCAATAAACGCAGAGCAATGATGATTCTAGTGGTAATTATGATGGTGTtctcatggaggatgtgtgaAGCGGAAGGCTTACGAAGATACTCATCATCAAGACCACAGAGATTTTTCAAGGTGAGAAGACCAAatccacatcatcatcatcgtaatCAAGGTTTCATTTATGATGACTACCCTCCAGAAAGTTTCTCAGGGTTTTTGCCCAAGACATTACCAATTCCACCTTCTGCTCCTTCCAAGAAACACAACGTCTACGGTTTACAGA gaaTTAATTATTGCAATCGCTCATTGCCAATTTCCATCGAGAAACCAACTCAAGGTCGAGCTATTTTTGGACGCACGCCTACTTATTTTACTTGTATCATAGTTTGGAGAATAtgtaccctatatatatatatgatgaactCATGA
- the LOC104713361 gene encoding uncharacterized protein LOC104713361, with amino-acid sequence MSLVAKMPSSSKLLVMMLFSFLALFIISHANQVVFSDTPSNSYAPPIYSPVPDECFKTPNRCRPPGESQFDQT; translated from the exons atgtctTTAGTGGCTAAGATGCCAAGTTCATCGAAGCTCCTTGTGATGATGCTTTTCTCATTCTTGGCGCTTTTCATAATCTCCCATGCTAATCAAGTTGTTTTCTCTG ATACGCCGTCTAATTCGTACGCTCCACCTATTTACTCTCCTGTTCCTGATGAATGTTTCAAGACTCCTAATCGTTGCCGTCCTCCAGGAGAGTCTCAGTTTGATCAAACTTAA
- the LOC104713362 gene encoding uncharacterized protein LOC104713362, with translation MEIIPLMLIAFIILVSSFPAPIKVAGKGGGGSVAGSGSGSIGIGRGGNIGRGGVIGDESTVGIGYRGGTAKNPKPAGGGDPGASIVVIPKQPEEPVKLPPECKKEVHNCVTAHIHGGGGPPKYRGPCCVKLNTSVACVCKFLKSHDHKLSKGANDVLRGCNFNKTKCSKVPMPQVCTQEAKHCIHSHIYGGLGAPQDRGACCQKFKYLKKCVCTFLKSKDPHLSRKAKGVIQGCRFNNANCLN, from the coding sequence ATGGAGATCATTCCATTGATGCTCATTGCCTTCATCATACTCGTGTCTTCATTTCCGGCTCCGATTAAAGTAGCCGGCAAGGGTGGGGGTGGTAGCGTTGCTGGTAGTGGCAGCGGCTCCATTGGTATTGGCAGGGGTGGGAATATTGGTAGGGGCGGCGTCATTGGTGATGAAAGTACTGTTGGCATCGGTTATAGGGGTGGAACTGCCAAAAACCCCAAGCCAGCTGGTGGCGGCGACCCCGGTGCGTCAATTGTGGTCATTCCCAAGCAGCCTGAGGAACCTGTGAAGCTGCCACCAGAATGCAAAAAAGAGGTTCACAATTGCGTCACTGCGCATATACACGGAGGAGGGGGGCCCCCTAAATACCGTGGACCATGTTGTGTGAAACTTAACACATCTGTAGCATGTGTGTGTAAGTTTCTTAAGTCCCATGATCATAAGCTAAGCAAAGGTGCAAATGATGTACTTCGTGgttgtaattttaataaaaccaAATGTTCGAAGGTGCCAATGCCTCAAGTATGCACACAAGAAGCCAAACATTGCATCCATTCACATATATACGGAGGCCTTGGGGCACCTCAAGACCGCGGAGCATGTTGTCAGAAATTTAAGTacttaaaaaaatgtgtttgtaCATTCCTCAAGTCTAAGGATCCTCACCTAAGCAGAAAAGCTAAAGGTGTCATTCAAGGTTGTCGTTTTAATAACGCCAATTGTCTAAATTAA